In Panthera tigris isolate Pti1 chromosome D2, P.tigris_Pti1_mat1.1, whole genome shotgun sequence, one DNA window encodes the following:
- the PPRC1 gene encoding peroxisome proliferator-activated receptor gamma coactivator-related protein 1 isoform X4 produces the protein MAARRGRRDGVAPSPSGGPGPDPGGGVRGSSWGSRSQAPYGTVGAVSGGEQVLLHEEGDDSGFVSLSRLGPCLRDKDLEMEELILQDETLLGTMQSYMDASLISLIEDFGSLGEQSRLSLEDQNEVSLLTALTEILDNADSENLSPFDSIPDSELLVSPREGSSLHKLLTLSRTPPERDLITPVDPLGPSTGSNRVSGVEMSLSDPPWDFSPPSFLETSFPKLPSWRPSRSRARWGQSPPPQQRSDGEEEEEVASFSGQMLAGELDNSVSSIPDFPMHLACPEEEDKTAAAEMAVQAAGDESISSLSELVRAMHPYCLPNLTHLTSLEDELQEQPDDLTLPEDCVVLEIVGQAATAGNDLEIPVVVRKIPTGPQPVLLDDSLEASPALKLLMPTLESETEAAVPKENLCPQKEGLSEEKLESVCLLEPKEVMEPMMPKESQNPPANTMLSSQKARKGRRKKSKEQPAACTEGYARRLRSSSRGQSTVATEITSQAGNLPQEELKREVAPPRSRGKPRAWARAWAAALEKPSSGNLESSAGQASAAKEDPLDLYSNLVDSIHANPVPTHLSLVDSAPSDPMPLESVETDPTAVNPVQADPVPVDPALVDFASANSELVDPLPADPVLADSAEIDPTVVVPISDDLPPGDPVPADSAPVDSVPSDLAPVDPVLVKSRPSDPRRGAVSSVQGSPAPQLLLESESLDPLKAIIPEVREVVGPLKVESSTSATTQEARPRPLSLSEYRRRRQQRQADAEERSPQPPAGKWPSLPETPTGLADIPCLVIPPAPAKKTTLQRSPEVPPEACFVPMGPSPASPSPEPPASKPVASTPTEQVPSQEIPLPARPPPPTVQSMPSTMPTALPFPPGGLGMTPMMPLPTGGQGIPSLPPPPLQPPSLPMSMGPVPPDPYTHYAPVPPWPCYPPVSPSGYPCLPPPPTVPLVSGTPGTYAVPPTCNVPWVPPPAPVPPYSSSCAYGPLGWGPGLQHPPFWPSMPPPPLPLASVGRAAPPPKVEPSGIPAGPPESVLSVPMAPPLSLGSTGQGALQIEPTKVEPTKVEVKSVPVSPHLKHKVSSPMQSPQIKAPPCLSAESVDVEEPASERLKPEIQETRPREKPPSPVTKVAPTPTPKQSTVTKVPAVHPARLRKLSFLPTPRTQGPEDVVQAFISEIGIEASDLSSLLEQFEKSEAKKECPPPAPADSLAVGNSGSSCSSSGRSRRCSSSSSSSSSSSSSSSSSSSRSRSRSPSPRRRSDRRRRYSSYRSHDHYQRQRVLQKERAIEERRVVFIGKIPGRMTRSELKQRFSVFGEIEECTIHFRVQGDNYGFVTYRYAEEAFAAIESGHKLRQADEQPFDLCFGGRRQFCKRSYSDLDSNREDFDPAPVKSKFDSLDFDTLLKQAQKNLRR, from the exons GTGCTGCTGCATGAGGAAGGGGACGATTCTGGTTTTGTCAGTCTGTCTCGGCTTGGCCCCTGTCTGAGGGACAAGGACCTGGAGATGGAGGAGCTGATACTGCAGGATGAGACACTGCTGGGGACCATGCAGAGCTACATGGATGCCTCCCTCATCTCCCTCATTGAAGATTTTGGGAGCCTTGGGGAG CAGAGCAGGTTATCTCTGGAGGACCAGAATGAAGTGTCACTGCTCACAGCTCTGACAGAGATCTTGGACAATGCAGATTCCGAGAACCTGTCTCCGTTTGACAGCATTCCTGACTCAGAACTGCTTGTGTCACCTCGGGAGGGCTCCTCT CTGCACAAGCTGCTCACCCTCTCCCGGACACCTCCAGAACGTGACCTCATCACCCCAGTTGACCCACTGGGGCCCAGCACAGGCAGTAATAGAGTGAGTGGG GTTGAGATGTCCCTCTCAGATCCCCCTTGGgacttctccccaccctccttcttAGAGACTTCCTTCCCTAAGCTTCCTAGCTGGAGACCCTCAAGATCAAGAGCCCGCTGGGGTcaatcccctcctccccagcagcGTAGcgatggggaagaagaggaggaggtggcCAGCTTTAGTGGCCAGATGCTTGCTGGGGAGCTCGACAACTCCGTGAGCAGTATTCCAGACTTCCCTATGCACCTGGCCTGCCCGGAGGAGGAAGataaaacagcagcagcagagaTGGCAGTGCAGGCAGCTGGGGACGAGAGCATCTCCTCCTTGAGTGAGTTGGTGCGGGCCATGCATCCATACTGCTTGCCCAACCTCACCCACCTGACATCACTCGAGGATGAGCTTCAGGAGCAGCCGGATGATTTGACACTGCCTGAGGATTGTGTGGTGCTAGAGATTGTGGGCCAGGCAGCCACAGCTGGCAATGACCTGGAGATCCCAGTTGTGGTACGGAAGATTCCTACTGGACCCCAGCCTGTGCTTCTGGATGACTCACTAGAGGCCAGTCCAGCTTTGAAGCTACTCATGCCTACACTAGAGTCAGAGACAGAGGCTGCTGTGCCCAAGGAGAACCTCTGCCCTCAGAAAGAGGGGTTGTCAGAGGAAAAGCTGGAGTCAGTCTGCTTGTTAGAGCCCAAGGAGGTCATGGAACCAATGATGCCCAAGGAGTCTCAGAACCCACCAGCCAACACAATGCTGAGTTCCCAGAAAGCTCgaaagggcaggaggaagaagagcaAAGAGCAGCCAGCAGCCTGTACAGAAGGCTATGCCAGGAGGCTGAGGTCATCTTCTCGTGGGCAATCTACTGTGGCTACAGAGATAACCTCACAGGCAGGAAATTTGCCTCAGGAGGAACTTAAAAGAGAGGTCGCACCTCCCCGTAGTAGAGGGAAGCCCCGGGCTTGGGCTCGGGCCTGGGCAGCTGCCTTGGAGAAACCTAGCTCTGGGAACTTGGAGAGTAGTGCTGGACAAGCTAGTGCTGCTAAAGAAGATCCTCTAGACCTTTATTCCAACCTGGTAGACAGCATCCACGCTAACCCTGTTCCAACTCATCTCTCACTGGTTGATTCTGCTCCATCCGACCCCATGCCACTTGAGTCTGTTGAAACTGATCCCACTGCAGTTAACCCTGTTCAAGCTGACCCTGTACCTGTTGATCCTGCATTGGTTGACTTTGCTTCAGCCAACTCAGAGCTGGTTGACCCTCTCCCAGCTGACCCAGTCCTGGCTGACTCAGCAGAAATTGACCCTACAGTGGTTGTTCCCATCTCAGATGACTTGCCACCAGGTGACCCTGTCCCAGCCGACTCAGCACCAGTTGACTCTGTTCCCAGTGACCTGGCTCCAGTTGATCCTGTGCTAGTTAAATCTAGGCCATCTGATCCCAGACGTGGTGCAGTGTCTTCAGTCCAGGGGAGTCCAGCTCCCCAGTTACTTCTGGAGTCAGAGTCCTTGGACCCCCTAAAGGCCATCATCCCCGAAGTCCGGGAGGTTGTGGGTCCTTTGAAGGTAGAAAGTAGTACCAGTGCCACAACCCAGGAAGCCAGACCTCGGCCTCTTAGCCTATCAGAGTACCGGCGACGAAGGCAGCAGCGCCAAGCAGATGCAGAAGAGAggagtccccagcccccagctgggAAGTGGCCTAGTCTCCCAGAGACCCCCACAGGGCTGGCAGACATCCCTTGTCTTGTCATCCCACCAGCCCCAGCCAAGAAGACAACTCTGCAGAGAAGCCCTGAGGTTCCTCCTGAGGCTTGCTTTGTGCCTATGGGTCCCAGCCCTGCTTCTCCTAGTCCTGAGCCACCTGCAAGCAAACCTGTGGCCTCAACTCCCACTGAACAGGTGCCATCCCAAGAGATACCACTACCAGCAAGACCTCCACCTCCTACTGTGCAGTCCATGCCCTCCACAATGCCCACTGCTTTGCCTTTTCCCCCAGGTGGGCTAGGCATGACTCCCATGATGCCCCTTCCTACAGGTGGGCAAGGGATCCCCagtctgcccccacctcccttgcAGCCTCCCAGTCTTCCAATGTCTATGGGACCGGTGCCACCTGATCCCTATACTCATTATGCTCCTGTGCCACCCTGGCCTTGTTATCCCCCTGTGTCCCCTTCTGGCTATCCATGCCTCCCCCCGCCACCAACAGTGCCCCTAGTATCTGGTACTCCTGGCACCTATGCTGTGCCCCCCACTTGCAATGTGCCTTGGGtaccccctccagccccagtcccACCTTACAGCTCCAGCTGTGCCTATGGGCCCTTGGGATGGGGCCCAGGGCTGCAACACCCTCCATTCTGGCCTTCTATGCCACCACCTCCTTTGCCTCTGGCATCTGTTGGGAGAGCTGCTCCCCCACCCAAGGTGGAGCCCAGTGGCATCCCAGCTGGCCCTCCTGAAAGTGTACTTTCTGTGCCAATGGCTCCTCCTCTCAGTCTTGGGTCAACTGGCCAGGGAGCTTTGCAGATAGAGCCCACCAAGGTGGAGCCCACCAAGGTGGAAGTCAAGTCAGTGCCTGTGTCTCCTCATCTGAAACATAAGGTGTCCTCCCCAATGCAAAGCCCCCAGATTAAGGCTCCACCGTGTTTGTCTGCTGAGAGTGTGGATGTTGAGGAGCCTGCATCAGAGAGGCTAAAGCCTGAGATCCAGGAGACAAGGCCCAGGGAGAAGCCCCCCTCTCCTGTTACCAAGGTTGCTCCTACACCCACACCAAAGCAGAGCACTGTAACTAAGGTGCCTGCTGTCCACCCAGCCCGTCTAAGGAAACTCTCCTTCCTGCCTACCCCACGGACTCAAGGCCCTGAGGACGTGGTACAGGCTTTCATCAGTGAGATTG GAATTGAGGCATCGGACCTGTCCAGTCTGCTGGAGCAGTTTGAGAAATCTGAAG CCAAAAAGGAGTGCCCTCCCCCGGCTCCTGCTGACAGCTTGGCTGTAGGAAACTCAGG ATCCAGTTGCAGTTCTTCTGGACGTTCGCGAAGATGCTCTTCCTCGTcgtcctcctcatcttcctcatcttcctcatCTTCGTCATCCAGTTCCCGAAGCCGGTCCCGCTCCCCATCCCCCCGCCGGAGAAGTGACAGGAGGCGGAG GTACAGCTCTTATCGTTCACATGACCATTACCAAAGGCAGAGAGTGCTGCAGAAGGAGCGTGCAATA GAGGAGAGAAGAGTGGTCTTCATTGGGAAGATACCTGGCCGCATGACTCGGTCAGAATTGAAACAGAGGTTCTCTGTTTTTGGAGAGATTGAGGAGTGCACTATCCACTTCCGTGTCCAAGG TGACAACTACGGCTTCGTCACTTACCGCTATGCTGAAGAGGCATTTGCAGCCATCGAGAGTGGCCACAAGCTAAGGCAGGCAGATGAGCAGCCCTTTGATCTCTGCTTTGGGGGCCGCAGGCAGTTCTGCAAGAGAAGCTATTCTGATCTTG ACTCCAACCGGGAAGACTTTGACCCTGCTCCTGTAAAGAGCAAATTTGATTCTCTTGACTTTGACACATTGTTGAAACAGGCCCAGAAGAACCTCAGGAGGTAA
- the PPRC1 gene encoding peroxisome proliferator-activated receptor gamma coactivator-related protein 1 isoform X5, with translation MAARRGRRDGVAPSPSGGPGPDPGGGVRGSSWGSRSQAPYGTVGAVSGGEQVLLHEEGDDSGFVSLSRLGPCLRDKDLEMEELILQDETLLGTMQSYMDASLISLIEDFGSLGESRLSLEDQNEVSLLTALTEILDNADSENLSPFDSIPDSELLVSPREGSSLHKLLTLSRTPPERDLITPVDPLGPSTGSNRVSGVEMSLSDPPWDFSPPSFLETSFPKLPSWRPSRSRARWGQSPPPQQRSDGEEEEEVASFSGQMLAGELDNSVSSIPDFPMHLACPEEEDKTAAAEMAVQAAGDESISSLSELVRAMHPYCLPNLTHLTSLEDELQEQPDDLTLPEDCVVLEIVGQAATAGNDLEIPVVVRKIPTGPQPVLLDDSLEASPALKLLMPTLESETEAAVPKENLCPQKEGLSEEKLESVCLLEPKEVMEPMMPKESQNPPANTMLSSQKARKGRRKKSKEQPAACTEGYARRLRSSSRGQSTVATEITSQAGNLPQEELKREVAPPRSRGKPRAWARAWAAALEKPSSGNLESSAGQASAAKEDPLDLYSNLVDSIHANPVPTHLSLVDSAPSDPMPLESVETDPTAVNPVQADPVPVDPALVDFASANSELVDPLPADPVLADSAEIDPTVVVPISDDLPPGDPVPADSAPVDSVPSDLAPVDPVLVKSRPSDPRRGAVSSVQGSPAPQLLLESESLDPLKAIIPEVREVVGPLKVESSTSATTQEARPRPLSLSEYRRRRQQRQADAEERSPQPPAGKWPSLPETPTGLADIPCLVIPPAPAKKTTLQRSPEVPPEACFVPMGPSPASPSPEPPASKPVASTPTEQVPSQEIPLPARPPPPTVQSMPSTMPTALPFPPGGLGMTPMMPLPTGGQGIPSLPPPPLQPPSLPMSMGPVPPDPYTHYAPVPPWPCYPPVSPSGYPCLPPPPTVPLVSGTPGTYAVPPTCNVPWVPPPAPVPPYSSSCAYGPLGWGPGLQHPPFWPSMPPPPLPLASVGRAAPPPKVEPSGIPAGPPESVLSVPMAPPLSLGSTGQGALQIEPTKVEPTKVEVKSVPVSPHLKHKVSSPMQSPQIKAPPCLSAESVDVEEPASERLKPEIQETRPREKPPSPVTKVAPTPTPKQSTVTKVPAVHPARLRKLSFLPTPRTQGPEDVVQAFISEIGIEASDLSSLLEQFEKSEAKKECPPPAPADSLAVGNSGSSCSSSGRSRRCSSSSSSSSSSSSSSSSSSSRSRSRSPSPRRRSDRRRRYSSYRSHDHYQRQRVLQKERAIEERRVVFIGKIPGRMTRSELKQRFSVFGEIEECTIHFRVQGDNYGFVTYRYAEEAFAAIESGHKLRQADEQPFDLCFGGRRQFCKRSYSDLDSNREDFDPAPVKSKFDSLDFDTLLKQAQKNLRR, from the exons GTGCTGCTGCATGAGGAAGGGGACGATTCTGGTTTTGTCAGTCTGTCTCGGCTTGGCCCCTGTCTGAGGGACAAGGACCTGGAGATGGAGGAGCTGATACTGCAGGATGAGACACTGCTGGGGACCATGCAGAGCTACATGGATGCCTCCCTCATCTCCCTCATTGAAGATTTTGGGAGCCTTGGGGAG AGCAGGTTATCTCTGGAGGACCAGAATGAAGTGTCACTGCTCACAGCTCTGACAGAGATCTTGGACAATGCAGATTCCGAGAACCTGTCTCCGTTTGACAGCATTCCTGACTCAGAACTGCTTGTGTCACCTCGGGAGGGCTCCTCT CTGCACAAGCTGCTCACCCTCTCCCGGACACCTCCAGAACGTGACCTCATCACCCCAGTTGACCCACTGGGGCCCAGCACAGGCAGTAATAGAGTGAGTGGG GTTGAGATGTCCCTCTCAGATCCCCCTTGGgacttctccccaccctccttcttAGAGACTTCCTTCCCTAAGCTTCCTAGCTGGAGACCCTCAAGATCAAGAGCCCGCTGGGGTcaatcccctcctccccagcagcGTAGcgatggggaagaagaggaggaggtggcCAGCTTTAGTGGCCAGATGCTTGCTGGGGAGCTCGACAACTCCGTGAGCAGTATTCCAGACTTCCCTATGCACCTGGCCTGCCCGGAGGAGGAAGataaaacagcagcagcagagaTGGCAGTGCAGGCAGCTGGGGACGAGAGCATCTCCTCCTTGAGTGAGTTGGTGCGGGCCATGCATCCATACTGCTTGCCCAACCTCACCCACCTGACATCACTCGAGGATGAGCTTCAGGAGCAGCCGGATGATTTGACACTGCCTGAGGATTGTGTGGTGCTAGAGATTGTGGGCCAGGCAGCCACAGCTGGCAATGACCTGGAGATCCCAGTTGTGGTACGGAAGATTCCTACTGGACCCCAGCCTGTGCTTCTGGATGACTCACTAGAGGCCAGTCCAGCTTTGAAGCTACTCATGCCTACACTAGAGTCAGAGACAGAGGCTGCTGTGCCCAAGGAGAACCTCTGCCCTCAGAAAGAGGGGTTGTCAGAGGAAAAGCTGGAGTCAGTCTGCTTGTTAGAGCCCAAGGAGGTCATGGAACCAATGATGCCCAAGGAGTCTCAGAACCCACCAGCCAACACAATGCTGAGTTCCCAGAAAGCTCgaaagggcaggaggaagaagagcaAAGAGCAGCCAGCAGCCTGTACAGAAGGCTATGCCAGGAGGCTGAGGTCATCTTCTCGTGGGCAATCTACTGTGGCTACAGAGATAACCTCACAGGCAGGAAATTTGCCTCAGGAGGAACTTAAAAGAGAGGTCGCACCTCCCCGTAGTAGAGGGAAGCCCCGGGCTTGGGCTCGGGCCTGGGCAGCTGCCTTGGAGAAACCTAGCTCTGGGAACTTGGAGAGTAGTGCTGGACAAGCTAGTGCTGCTAAAGAAGATCCTCTAGACCTTTATTCCAACCTGGTAGACAGCATCCACGCTAACCCTGTTCCAACTCATCTCTCACTGGTTGATTCTGCTCCATCCGACCCCATGCCACTTGAGTCTGTTGAAACTGATCCCACTGCAGTTAACCCTGTTCAAGCTGACCCTGTACCTGTTGATCCTGCATTGGTTGACTTTGCTTCAGCCAACTCAGAGCTGGTTGACCCTCTCCCAGCTGACCCAGTCCTGGCTGACTCAGCAGAAATTGACCCTACAGTGGTTGTTCCCATCTCAGATGACTTGCCACCAGGTGACCCTGTCCCAGCCGACTCAGCACCAGTTGACTCTGTTCCCAGTGACCTGGCTCCAGTTGATCCTGTGCTAGTTAAATCTAGGCCATCTGATCCCAGACGTGGTGCAGTGTCTTCAGTCCAGGGGAGTCCAGCTCCCCAGTTACTTCTGGAGTCAGAGTCCTTGGACCCCCTAAAGGCCATCATCCCCGAAGTCCGGGAGGTTGTGGGTCCTTTGAAGGTAGAAAGTAGTACCAGTGCCACAACCCAGGAAGCCAGACCTCGGCCTCTTAGCCTATCAGAGTACCGGCGACGAAGGCAGCAGCGCCAAGCAGATGCAGAAGAGAggagtccccagcccccagctgggAAGTGGCCTAGTCTCCCAGAGACCCCCACAGGGCTGGCAGACATCCCTTGTCTTGTCATCCCACCAGCCCCAGCCAAGAAGACAACTCTGCAGAGAAGCCCTGAGGTTCCTCCTGAGGCTTGCTTTGTGCCTATGGGTCCCAGCCCTGCTTCTCCTAGTCCTGAGCCACCTGCAAGCAAACCTGTGGCCTCAACTCCCACTGAACAGGTGCCATCCCAAGAGATACCACTACCAGCAAGACCTCCACCTCCTACTGTGCAGTCCATGCCCTCCACAATGCCCACTGCTTTGCCTTTTCCCCCAGGTGGGCTAGGCATGACTCCCATGATGCCCCTTCCTACAGGTGGGCAAGGGATCCCCagtctgcccccacctcccttgcAGCCTCCCAGTCTTCCAATGTCTATGGGACCGGTGCCACCTGATCCCTATACTCATTATGCTCCTGTGCCACCCTGGCCTTGTTATCCCCCTGTGTCCCCTTCTGGCTATCCATGCCTCCCCCCGCCACCAACAGTGCCCCTAGTATCTGGTACTCCTGGCACCTATGCTGTGCCCCCCACTTGCAATGTGCCTTGGGtaccccctccagccccagtcccACCTTACAGCTCCAGCTGTGCCTATGGGCCCTTGGGATGGGGCCCAGGGCTGCAACACCCTCCATTCTGGCCTTCTATGCCACCACCTCCTTTGCCTCTGGCATCTGTTGGGAGAGCTGCTCCCCCACCCAAGGTGGAGCCCAGTGGCATCCCAGCTGGCCCTCCTGAAAGTGTACTTTCTGTGCCAATGGCTCCTCCTCTCAGTCTTGGGTCAACTGGCCAGGGAGCTTTGCAGATAGAGCCCACCAAGGTGGAGCCCACCAAGGTGGAAGTCAAGTCAGTGCCTGTGTCTCCTCATCTGAAACATAAGGTGTCCTCCCCAATGCAAAGCCCCCAGATTAAGGCTCCACCGTGTTTGTCTGCTGAGAGTGTGGATGTTGAGGAGCCTGCATCAGAGAGGCTAAAGCCTGAGATCCAGGAGACAAGGCCCAGGGAGAAGCCCCCCTCTCCTGTTACCAAGGTTGCTCCTACACCCACACCAAAGCAGAGCACTGTAACTAAGGTGCCTGCTGTCCACCCAGCCCGTCTAAGGAAACTCTCCTTCCTGCCTACCCCACGGACTCAAGGCCCTGAGGACGTGGTACAGGCTTTCATCAGTGAGATTG GAATTGAGGCATCGGACCTGTCCAGTCTGCTGGAGCAGTTTGAGAAATCTGAAG CCAAAAAGGAGTGCCCTCCCCCGGCTCCTGCTGACAGCTTGGCTGTAGGAAACTCAGG ATCCAGTTGCAGTTCTTCTGGACGTTCGCGAAGATGCTCTTCCTCGTcgtcctcctcatcttcctcatcttcctcatCTTCGTCATCCAGTTCCCGAAGCCGGTCCCGCTCCCCATCCCCCCGCCGGAGAAGTGACAGGAGGCGGAG GTACAGCTCTTATCGTTCACATGACCATTACCAAAGGCAGAGAGTGCTGCAGAAGGAGCGTGCAATA GAGGAGAGAAGAGTGGTCTTCATTGGGAAGATACCTGGCCGCATGACTCGGTCAGAATTGAAACAGAGGTTCTCTGTTTTTGGAGAGATTGAGGAGTGCACTATCCACTTCCGTGTCCAAGG TGACAACTACGGCTTCGTCACTTACCGCTATGCTGAAGAGGCATTTGCAGCCATCGAGAGTGGCCACAAGCTAAGGCAGGCAGATGAGCAGCCCTTTGATCTCTGCTTTGGGGGCCGCAGGCAGTTCTGCAAGAGAAGCTATTCTGATCTTG ACTCCAACCGGGAAGACTTTGACCCTGCTCCTGTAAAGAGCAAATTTGATTCTCTTGACTTTGACACATTGTTGAAACAGGCCCAGAAGAACCTCAGGAGGTAA